The Gadus macrocephalus chromosome 3, ASM3116895v1 DNA segment tgggtttgcctttgaattctatgaattcttctcatctttcttgaccgagttttctgtaactcgatcaattattattatttattttttttattattatgtgcgggcctgactgagtgaggatgcgggccgcactgagtgaggatgcgggacGCATGCGGCCCGcaggccgccagttgcccatccctgcatTACACAAACCTAGGAGTAGGATATATAGCAGTACGATATACACAAATCACCTACACAATACATACAGAGTACAATACATACAGACATGAATATATACAGATGTGTTGTATAGCAGTAGGTACCTGAATGTCAAGACACTGCAGAACGGACACACAGAACGTTGCGGTCTTTCCAGTTCCAGACTGAGACCTGCAAAGAGAACCAGTGAAGTTCAGAACACAAGAGACTTAATCAAACTATTAAACCTATCACTCAACTAACCAGCCGGTCTAAAACTGGTATTTAAACAAGGTCAGACTTACTGAGCGATGACATCTCTTCCTTTAATGATCTGTTTGATGGCTCTCTGCTGGATCGCTGACGGCTTCTCGAAACCTgaaacacatttcaaaccatACACGTTAAACCAATAcaattttaaatcataaaagaCCAATAAACCCTATAAACAAGACATTCTccaataaacattttaaaccgTACAGGTCCAATATACAACATTTTAAACCGTACAGCtccaatatacattttaaaccacACATTTCCAATATAGTACATTTTAAACCATACGTGTTAAACCTATACACATTAGAAACCATACATGCTTAAAAAATACGTTGCATTTTAAACGTATATAGAACATTTTAAACGATATCCTTATTAAACTAATACAATACATTTTAGGTAACGAGAACCAGCAAGGCTACTCGAGGCTAGCGGAGCTGTGCTACTTCAGCTAGCATAGGCTGGCTAGCATCTTAGCTATCGTTCATGTGTACAAAACATAACAATGAGGTTGAACAAACTTTCATTCGTTAATATACGTTTGTACGTTTACATGACAAATGCTTTACAACCAAGTAACCGTAACAGAGGGTTAGATAGGTGGTAAAATCAGCATCATTAAAATATTTGCCGCCGTCCTACAGGCGCAGTTCGGCGGCCTTGCCGGCACCGGATCCCCGTCCTACCGTATGCGTAGACGCCGCGGAGGAGGTCCTCCCGCAGGCCCATGGTGTCGAAGGTGGGGGTGACATCAACCTCCTCGCTGGTCTCGAACTCGATCTTCGTCATGTCCTCCTCCTTAAGGAGACGCCTTTTAGACACGACTGGAGCGACTTCCATGACTTCTTCTGTACTGTTTTATCGAAATACGGAATAAATTCAACCACTGGACTGGTCTTTGTGTACTAAACTTTAAGAGTATCGTTCTCGGAGTTGGGCGGAAGCAGAGTAGAGGAAAGACCGCCGCGTGTGTCGCGTACATGACGTCACACGACGCTCTCTAGGACACCCAACATCGTCCCCATCAGGCGAGAGAAGGAACCGCATACCCATATCCTTGTATGCTTCCAGATCACCAATCAATCAATGAAATGAGAATGTGAGTTTACTTTTGAAAAAGTTGACCTTTTTAAAACCTTCACACCGTCCAACGCCGGATAAAAAGAGATTATAAACATAAGTAATTCCTTATTTACTTATATAAAGTAGCACTTGAAGAAGTTGGATTATTTTATGAATTGAATGTACTCCTATGATTCTTCCAATTTTTTGTGTTCGTCTTCATGGTTGAATGTACTTCTAGTCAACAGCGTCAGAATAACAAATGTAAAGCAATGTAACTAGTGATGTCATCAAACAGACGCATTGTTCCAACCACTGCTCAGTGTAGGTACCCAAACAAAGTCTGATGATTCCCACTTACTATTAACCACCTGAAGTAAGCTGGTTACACTGCTCCTATGAGCCAACAGCATTAACCACCTCACATAAGTGCACCGCCCTGGCATGCAGAGTGGAGCAGCAGCCTAAGACTGGGTCCAGCGCTCCACCCTGATTTGTAGGGTGGAGCAGCGGCCTCAGAGTTGGTCCAGTGCGCGTGGCTCTTCACGGATGCTGGGTTTAAAGCAGGATATGCTGCTTTCTCTAGCGTTCCTTCGGGTTCTTCTTCAGGTGGCACCTCTGCACCTGCTGGCCAGCCCAGTCCTGCTGCGGTAGGGTCCCACTCCGCAGGGAGGCGTCTAGTCTCCATTAGTAGGACCGGACCAGGGAGTGGACTGACCGCGTAGATGTTCTTGTACCCATGCAAACTGATCTGGTTTAACATGAGTTGAACTGGCCCTGGTCTTGTTTAACTTTGGTGGAATGGTACTCTAATCTCTCACTAGTCCTAGTCATGGGTTTTCATCCGTGGGTAGGTTCCATCACCATTGTGTTACCTCATTCTAGATAGAAAGTGGCTTGAcagacatttatttaaatgagAATCTTCAAGATTGCCACTTTAACTGTCCTCTAGTCTGGTCTTACTATCCACccatatataaatgtgtgtgatgCATCAGGATTCATGAATGAAGCATCTTTTAAAACGTAATTTTtagattattattttacatCTATTAAGAAAAACATATACAGGCAGTgaactacaaaaataatacattcatgtgaacaacacacacagtctcaaacACGCACAGGCGCTCAACACTCGCACAGTCTTGAAGAATGCTCTCAGGCGACCTAGAGAACACACAGGGTGACACAGGGCGCGGTCAGTCCTCCTTGGAGTGGGGTGTGACTTCCATGTTGACCACCTGCAGCTCAGTCAAGTTGCTGCTCCCGCCTGCCTGCTGGCCAATCACCAtctaggaggagggagggggcgcaGTCAGCCTTTTGTGTAAACATAtgtataagtatatatatttgtgttagtgtgtactTACAGAGTGCAGCTGAACTGCTGATACTGGGATCTGAGTGACGGGAGGCAGCGAGGTCAGAAACACCTGTTGACCTGAAACACATCGTCGTGGTCATTATGGGACTGATATGTGAaagtggttgtcatggtgatgcgATGAAATAATGCAGCGTTTCACACACATAGCTCTTGTTTTGGCGGACCACCAGGTGTATTAACGGCCACCAAAGTATGTTTTGCAACCCATtttagcgtttttatttttttagcatCTTTCCGAGAGAAATAGCCCCCTCCATGTAAAGTCAGTTTaattattatatacagtctatgttaagtcagtttaacctgaaTTATATACCGTTTATTTTTTACTCCCACACTGGAGCACCACTGGGATGCGCTGCTTGATGCTGTTGTAGAGCCAGCAGGATGCACTTCTAAACAGTGATTTTATGACATTAGGAACACTTCATTTCGTAACAGTATGGACCAAACCCCAGTTTCCTGGGTAGGTATACACCACTAGACACACTAGTAGTTAGTTCCCCGTCACATGTCTGTCATTCAGAGCGTGAATATCTGTTCAATATCTaataaccccctccccccacaacaacaccacTGTGGGAGACACTGGAGAGACTCCGTGGTTGTCATGGTACCTTGCTCGTGGTTGGGGGCGGAGCCGCTCTGAGAGAAGGTGTTGAGCAGTGTCAGACCACCGTCCGTCAGGGAGGAAGTGGGCGTGGCGTACATGACTGTGTGACCTCCAGGATACATCATGTGACTCGCCACCGTGGAGGGGAGCGAAGAGGTCACGATAGTGGCTGAAAGAGAGAATAAAAATaactaagaaagaaagaaagacgagGTCAAAGAGTGCGTTTTGTTTGCTAGGATGTGCCGCTGCAGAACCCTGGCCGTGTTGCTTACAGGCTGCAGTAGCCCGAGCGCGTTCAGGCCTCAAGGGTTACCTGTGGAGGCGGTGCAGTGAAGCTCAGAGCTCTGATTGGTGGTCAAGTGCTGACCGCCGGGCTGCACCTGGATGGTCTGCAGCTGCTGGGacattcctcctcctgatggATGGGTAGAGGAAGAGAATCACCAGACACACATCAGACGACGCATCGATACCAGGAGAGGCGGGTGGTTGCTAGGGTTACAACGTGGTCGCTACGGTGCCCACGTGGTTTCTAGGGTTGTTAGGGTGAGCCAGATTGTTGCTAGGGTAAGCCGGGTGGTTGCTATGGTAAACACAAGGGGGTTGTTATGGTACGCCAGATGGTTGCTAGGGTAAGCCGGGTGGTTGCTAGGGTAACCACAAGGTGGTTGTTATGGTAAGCCTGATGGTTGCTTGGTTGGGAGATTGCTGCTAGGGTAAGCCGGGTGGTTGCTAGGGTAACCACAAGGCGGTTGTTATGGTAAGGCCGGGTGGTGCCAAGGTAAGCAAGGATGGTGTTAAGGTAAGCCAGGGTGGTGCTAAACTAAGCCAGGGTCGTGCTAAACTAAGCCAGGGTGGTGCTAAGGTAAGCCAGGGGGGTGCTAAGGTAAGCCAGGGGGTTGCTAAGGTAAGCAGGGGGGGTTGCTAAGGTAAGCAGGGGGGGGTTGCTAAGGTAAGCCAGGATGGTGCTAAACTGAAGCTGGGAATAGAATATTGAAAGTTGACCaagacagacggatagacaggTAGAGGCACAGAGAAGCAGGCAGTGCTGACCGGTTAgtgagacaggcagacggaGCAGTGTGGCTGGCTGAGAAGAACCAGTGCTAGTGGGGCCGGTGCCCAGGGGTCCCTGCAAAGCCAGCTGCTGGCCCTGCAGCTGTCCCTGGAGCTGGCTGAGCGGGATGGTGTGGGTCccatgggggagaggggtgcctgctgggggaggaggagcagatacATCAGCCTAAAACACTCCTGATGGTAAAGGCCCCGCTAACCCTGATGCAAAAGGCCCTGCTGTACCCTGTTCTAAAGGCCCTGCTATACCCTGATGCTAAAGGCCCTGCTGTACCCTGATactaggcctaaaaaaataaaatgtttggttccggtttccgaccgaccctgtcaatttatgtgcgacccaaattattttatgagctttaaaaaaataaaaataataataaagtttattttttttttttatgcaaactataatcacgttttggtacagcacctcttcattctgtacaaggatgagcgaattttctcgtttttaaatgaaaacaacctacctatcattcgctgccgctggaaaaaataaaataaaaaaataaaataaattccctacctacccatgacctcaactgacaaccaacaggaaccaaactttttttttttttaggccctaaaGGCCCCGCTGTACCCTGATACTAAAGGCCCCGCTGTACCCTGATGCTAAAGGCCCTGCTAACCCTGATACTAAAGGCCCCGCTATCCCCTGATACTAAAGGCCCCGCTAACCCTGATACTAAAGGCCCTGCTGTACCCTGATGCTAAAGGCCCCGCTGTACCCTGATGCTAAAGGCCCCGCTGTACCCTGATACTAAAGGCCCCGCTGTACCCTGATGCTAAAGGCCCCGCTATCCCCTGATGCTATAGGCCCCGCTGTACCCTGATGCTAAAGGCCCCGCTATCCCCTGATGCTATAGGCCCCGCTATCCCCTGATGCTATAGGCCCCGCTGTACCCTGATGCTAAAGGCCCCGCTATACCCTGATGCTAAAGGCCCCCACGGGGCCAGGATGATAGGGCCAAAATCCATCTCACCATACCTTTACATATCACTTGATATAATTAGAACAATAGTAGTCAATTAATGTGTTAACTTAAGCATGTGCATAAAGACCATTACAGGCACAGTTACCAGAATGTGCAAGCTCTGAAAAAACTACAGTCAGCCATTGTCAAAAATGACTTCATATGAGTGTCTTCTGGACCTGAAACCTGCACATCGCCCAGCGCAGATTGAAAACGTATCTTTCCACACGGCAACCTGACCCACGGATACAAAGCTATAAACAACTCCAATCGAAAATTTAGTACTTCAGACTCAATACTTCAGTTTTCTTTTTGGATGGGTGTAATGCACTTGCATGATACTACCAGACCAAAACATCAGCTAAATACTTGTGATGCAACAGGTTTGTTGTGTTCATCAGTATTAGTCTGCATCACTCTCTGACACAAATGGGCACCTCCCCAGGAAGCTGGAGTTCTTCAGATCCTTGATCGCAAATACAACCCCCCACTCTTCCAGATTCAAAAGATATGTTACTGCCAAACACTCCTAGTCCAGATTCACAGATTAGTTACTAACCATTAATGCTAGTCCAGATTCACAAACTAGTTATTAGGCAAACATTGCTATTCCTGATTCACAGACTAGATATTAAAAGGGGTAGTGGGGAGGATTCACTGGCATCAAGCAGTTATTAAAGTTAGCAATTGTGATTGCTCAAATGAAGACTTCAAATTAATTTAGACTCTCAATTAGCTGTCCATTCTAGGTTACTGTTGTAACATGTCAACTGCGTAGGTATAAAGGGCTCATATTATAAAGATGAGACATTAAGACGTCTCTAGTATACTGGTCTTTATCAAGTCACTGCTATCTTGATTTTACTGGCACCTTATCAAGTCACCTCTATCTTGGGTTTACTGGTACCTTATCAAGTCACCTCTATCTTGAGTTTACTGGTACTTTATCAAGTCACCTCTATCTTGAGTTTACAGGTATCTTATCAACTCACCTTTATCTTGAGTTTACTGGTGCCTTATCAAGTCACCTCTATCTTGAGTTTACTGGTTCATCAAGTTACCTCTATCTTGAGTTTACTGGTACTTTATCAAGTCACCTCTATCTTGAGTTTACTGGGACCTTATTCAATCATCTCTATGTTTACTGCATACAGCCCTTTATCCATACCTGTCAGATACAATGGGCATCAGGCCATGTAGTTCAATGGAAAGCCATGAAAGAGATCTTGACCCGCTGAGAAGAAATGCCGTGCCGGAGGCGGAGCTTGGACCTACCAGACATGAGGGTGAAGCCCCCAGGTAGCATCACGCTGGTGGAGGTCTTGAGAAGCGTGCCgtttgtggtggaggaggaggaggtgcagcccTGCCAGTGAGTAGGGATGCTGGACTGCACCTGAAGAACTCCTCCCGATGAAGAGCCGGAGGAGACGACGGACGTGGGTAGGGAGGAGACGGTACTCTGCAGACCGGCTAAGGTGAAGGCTGGCTTGACCATCTcctaaacacaaccacacaggaaCTACTGTAGTACTACCAAAGTATTGGTAAGCAACATGGTACTAGGTTAGTACAGTGGGACTAGCCTAGCACAATAGGACTAGGCTAGCACCTTGGTGCCACTGTACAACCATTCTGTTAGTGAGTACGTGGCAGGGCATCACAATTAATTGCacattgatttaaataaaataagttaGATAGAAAAGTCGCAAGTCACGCAAATTGTTTTAGATACATAAGGAATAGCACTCAAACTATGTGTCCAAGTTTCGTCTGACATGATGTCATGTGACGGGCTAGCCAGGTTTTCAAACTGAATTGATAATCTGCCTAAAAGCAATAAATCACAGATCACAATATGGGCCAAGATAAATAAATCCCAATGGCAATTTTTGTCCAAATATCCTAGTGACCTCATTAACTAGTACTTGGGATAAGATCAAAAACAACCCCAGCTATTTACCTTGGTGACCTCTGTGCAGCCTTCAGCCTCAGACACCTGGTACGTGAGGTCCGTCTCCTCGAAGCCCGTGGCGCTCATCCGCTGGTCGGAGGACGGGTCGGAGCGTGGCGGGGAGTCGGGGGAGTTGAGGCAGGTCTGGATCAGGGCCTTGCCCGTCTCGCTGGTGATCATGGGCTGCAGCTTCCTGGTGGCGAAGGTGTACACGTGGCCCGTCTCACTGGCCACCAGCAGCAACACCTGGGTCCCCGTTAACGTAGACAGCTCATAAGCCTAGAAGGAAGCACACAGAGATGGACCAATCAGGGTCAGGTGACAGATAATTACTCCAGGTGACGCGACATTACTCCAGGTGACAGATTATAACCCCAGGTGACATGACATTACTCCAGGTGACAGATTATTACTCCAGGTGACGGATTATAACTCCATCTGACATGACATTACTCCAGGTGACATGACATTACTCCAGGTGACAGATTATTACTCCAGGTGACAGATTATTACTCCAGGTGACAGATTATTACTCCATGTGAGATGACATTACTCCATGTGAGATGACATTACTCCATGTGAGATGACATTACTCCAGTAACCACAATACTCCAGTAACCACAATACTCCAGTAACCATAATACTGCAGGTTAAATAACATTACTAGAGTAAGACTCGATAGCATCAGTCACTCGATATGTCATTACTGCTGGAAAAATTACAACTCTAATAACAAAACATTTCTCGATTTGACATAACATCAACATTACCCCACATCATCCATTATGTTCTAGGGTAGTGTTGTGGTCGCATCAGAAAGGTCTACAAAGGATTTGCATGCTCCATTATAGAATGTATTTTAAAACGAATATCCAGCGAGTAGCCAGCAATACATTCCTCAGAAACCGGCTATGTTAACTGAGCCCTGTTGTGTGTAGTTAAAACACATACTCACTTTCTTCATAATGCCAGTCTTCCTTTTGCTAAAAGTTGTGTAGCGTCGGAGTTTGTTGTCTATGAATTCCATTTTAATTTTGACACGTCCGCGGGTTTTCTTGCCCGGCTTTGCCCCAGCGACTCCGGGAGCGACCCCGCCGTAAGCCCCGGTCAGTACCCCGGAGCTCTGCGCTGAGTGTCCAAGCTCTCTCTCCGATCGCTCCCGCTTCACCCCTCTCCGCTCCCCGCCAGAGCCCTGggtctcctcctcgtccccggAGTCTGAGTCCTGTTCAGAGGCGCTGTAGACCAGGTCGGGGTACTCGGTGTTCATCGGTGCGCTGGGTGAGGGGGTCACCTGGAGGCTGCTGGCTCCAGTCCCGGGTCGCCCTCCTCCGGCTCTTGTTCCCATTCCGTTCTCGTCTCCTCCAGGCCCCCGGAGCCCAAATCCGCTTCTAAAAAAAATCTCCCAACCTCTAGACGGCTAGTTATCCAAGCAAGTTAACCAGTAACACTAGCGCTTGTTAGGTACGTTTGCTAGCTGGACGTGAACTAGCGGAATGCTACGCTACCTAGCATTAGCCGCCGAGCTAGTGGATTTGACAGCGTTTACTTTAGCATATCTTCCGATCTTCGGAAGACATCGATACTACAACAATCGGCGGATGAACAAATCTGCGtgcaataatattaatatttataacAAGACTGATGTGAATAATAATAACGTTATTTACGCAAAGTTATAAAGTTGAGTTCTCACGGACCAATGAGGGCCCAGCCCCCCCGCTCTCCAAATAAGGAAGTGACGAACAGCGCTCACTCGTATCAATGCGCCGTCCCATATAGTACCAAACTACTTCACATCCAAAAACGCATACAACGATACTGATAATACTAAATTTTAAAGCAGCGTATTTACTGATGAATGTGTCAGTATATCAAGTTAAGAATACGAAGAATCAAGAACAAATCCGCGCACATGAAAAAAGGAAAGCTGGTTACACCCACAAGAAGAACTACTTTCCGCCATATAAAGAAACACGTTGCCTTTTATGGCAGCGGTGCTCCTTATTTGGTCAATCATTTGTTTTAAGCGACCTGACTGAGGGTCAAGaaaaaacgcacacatacacatacacatacacagacacagacacagtcacagacacagacacataaacagacacacacactcac contains these protein-coding regions:
- the srfa gene encoding serum response factor a isoform X2 codes for the protein MGTRAGGGRPGTGASSLQVTPSPSAPMNTEYPDLVYSASEQDSDSGDEEETQGSGGERRGVKRERSERELGHSAQSSGVLTGAYGGVAPGVAGAKPGKKTRGRVKIKMEFIDNKLRRYTTFSKRKTGIMKKAYELSTLTGTQVLLLVASETGHVYTFATRKLQPMITSETGKALIQTCLNSPDSPPRSDPSSDQRMSATGFEETDLTYQVSEAEGCTEVTKMVKPAFTLAGLQSTVSSLPTSVVSSGSSSGGVLQVQSSIPTHWQGCTSSSSTTNGTLLKTSTSVMLPGGFTLMSAGTPLPHGTHTIPLSQLQGQLQGQQLALQGPLGTGPTSTGSSQPATLLRLPVSLTGGGMSQQLQTIQVQPGGQHLTTNQSSELHCTASTATIVTSSLPSTVASHMMYPGGHTVMYATPTSSLTDGGLTLLNTFSQSGSAPNHEQGQQVFLTSLPPVTQIPVSAVQLHSMVIGQQAGGSSNLTELQVVNMEVTPHSKED
- the srfa gene encoding serum response factor a isoform X3 — translated: MGTRAGGGRPGTGASSLQVTPSPSAPMNTEYPDLVYSASEQDSDSGDEEETQGSGGERRGVKRERSERELGHSAQSSGVLTGAYGGVAPGVAGAKPGKKTRGRVKIKMEFIDNKLRRYTTFSKRKTGIMKKAYELSTLTGTQVLLLVASETGHVYTFATRKLQPMITSETGKALIQTCLNSPDSPPRSDPSSDQRMSATGFEETDLTYQVSEAEGCTEVTKEMVKPAFTLAGLQSTVSSLPTSVVSSGSSSGGVLQVQSSIPTHWQGCTSSSSTTNGTLLKTSTSVMLPGGFTLMSGGGMSQQLQTIQVQPGGQHLTTNQSSELHCTASTATIVTSSLPSTVASHMMYPGGHTVMYATPTSSLTDGGLTLLNTFSQSGSAPNHEQGQQVFLTSLPPVTQIPVSAVQLHSMVIGQQAGGSSNLTELQVVNMEVTPHSKED
- the srfa gene encoding serum response factor a isoform X1 codes for the protein MGTRAGGGRPGTGASSLQVTPSPSAPMNTEYPDLVYSASEQDSDSGDEEETQGSGGERRGVKRERSERELGHSAQSSGVLTGAYGGVAPGVAGAKPGKKTRGRVKIKMEFIDNKLRRYTTFSKRKTGIMKKAYELSTLTGTQVLLLVASETGHVYTFATRKLQPMITSETGKALIQTCLNSPDSPPRSDPSSDQRMSATGFEETDLTYQVSEAEGCTEVTKEMVKPAFTLAGLQSTVSSLPTSVVSSGSSSGGVLQVQSSIPTHWQGCTSSSSTTNGTLLKTSTSVMLPGGFTLMSAGTPLPHGTHTIPLSQLQGQLQGQQLALQGPLGTGPTSTGSSQPATLLRLPVSLTGGGMSQQLQTIQVQPGGQHLTTNQSSELHCTASTATIVTSSLPSTVASHMMYPGGHTVMYATPTSSLTDGGLTLLNTFSQSGSAPNHEQGQQVFLTSLPPVTQIPVSAVQLHSMVIGQQAGGSSNLTELQVVNMEVTPHSKED